One genomic segment of Nonomuraea coxensis DSM 45129 includes these proteins:
- a CDS encoding class I SAM-dependent methyltransferase has translation MSPSPARYDAVADFYVSGWPDSIDDPASLRLLSLAEPIAGRRILDLACGHGRITRELARRRAIVTGVDISGALLARARLAERESALGVTYVHADVTAPEQPWLSMSPYDVVTCNFGLSDIDDLDAAVTAAARALRPGGTFVCSILHPCFPGGHHVSGSWPEGGRYHDEGWWRADAELSSLRRQVGANHRTLSTYLNTFRRHGLRLDVLAEPEPPEDWTAGRQDAARHPVFLVARCVKDG, from the coding sequence ATGTCACCCAGCCCGGCCCGCTACGACGCCGTCGCCGACTTCTACGTGTCCGGCTGGCCGGACAGCATCGACGACCCGGCCTCTCTCCGCCTGCTCTCCCTCGCGGAGCCGATCGCCGGCCGCCGGATCCTCGACCTCGCCTGCGGCCACGGCCGCATCACCCGCGAACTGGCCCGCCGCCGCGCCATCGTCACCGGCGTGGACATCTCCGGGGCCCTGCTCGCCAGGGCCCGCCTGGCGGAACGCGAATCCGCTCTGGGCGTCACCTACGTCCACGCCGACGTCACGGCGCCGGAGCAACCTTGGCTGTCCATGTCCCCGTACGACGTCGTGACCTGCAACTTCGGCCTCTCCGACATCGACGACCTCGACGCCGCCGTCACGGCGGCCGCCCGCGCCCTGCGCCCCGGGGGAACGTTCGTCTGCTCGATCCTGCACCCCTGCTTCCCCGGCGGCCACCACGTCTCGGGTTCCTGGCCCGAAGGGGGCCGCTACCACGACGAGGGCTGGTGGCGGGCGGACGCCGAGCTCTCCTCACTCCGTCGCCAGGTCGGCGCCAACCACCGGACGCTGTCCACCTACCTCAACACGTTCCGCCGCCACGGACTGCGACTGGACGTCCTCGCCGAGCCCGAGCCGCCCGAGGACTGGACCGCCGGACGCCAGGACGCCGCCCGGCACCCGGTCTTCCTCGTCGCCAGGTGCGTCAAGGACGGCTGA
- a CDS encoding alpha/beta hydrolase family protein, translated as MQHSTPHRRARTLTKLTSALTLALTLVAGGIATAAPAQAASPYERGPNPTDSLLEASRGPFATSQQSVSSLSVSGFGGGVIYYPTDTSQGTFGAIAISPGYTATWSSLAWLGPRIASHGFVVIGIETNTIYDQPASRGRQLLAALDYLTQRSSTTIRSRIDSSRLAVAGHSMGGGGTLEAANDRPSLQAAVPIAPWNLTKTWSGIRVPTMIIGGQTDSIAPVATHSQPFYTSIPASSEKAYLELAGASHFFPQTTNTTMAKSMVAWLKRWVDDDTRYDPFLCPAPRSIAISEYRDTCPNG; from the coding sequence GTGCAGCACTCCACCCCCCACCGCCGCGCGCGAACGTTGACCAAGCTCACCTCCGCGCTCACCCTCGCACTCACCCTCGTCGCCGGCGGCATCGCGACCGCCGCGCCGGCCCAGGCCGCGAGCCCGTACGAGCGCGGCCCCAACCCCACGGACTCCCTGCTGGAGGCGAGCCGCGGCCCGTTCGCCACCTCCCAGCAGAGCGTCTCCTCGCTCAGCGTCAGCGGCTTCGGCGGCGGCGTGATCTACTACCCGACGGACACCAGCCAGGGGACGTTCGGCGCGATCGCCATCTCCCCCGGCTACACCGCCACCTGGTCCAGTCTGGCCTGGCTCGGCCCGCGGATCGCCTCGCACGGCTTCGTGGTCATCGGCATCGAGACCAACACGATCTACGACCAGCCCGCCAGCCGTGGCCGCCAGCTCCTCGCCGCGCTCGACTACCTGACGCAGCGCAGCTCGACCACGATCCGCAGCCGCATCGACAGCTCGCGGCTGGCGGTGGCCGGGCACTCGATGGGCGGCGGCGGCACCCTCGAAGCCGCGAACGACCGCCCCTCGCTGCAGGCCGCCGTACCGATCGCGCCCTGGAACCTCACCAAGACGTGGAGCGGCATCCGCGTCCCCACCATGATCATCGGCGGCCAGACCGACTCCATCGCCCCGGTCGCCACCCACTCTCAGCCCTTCTACACCAGCATCCCGGCCTCGTCCGAGAAGGCGTACCTGGAGCTGGCCGGCGCCAGCCACTTCTTCCCGCAGACCACGAACACCACCATGGCCAAGTCGATGGTGGCCTGGCTGAAGCGCTGGGTGGACGACGACACCCGCTACGACCCGTTCCTCTGCCCGGCCCCGCGCAGCATCGCCATCTCCGAGTACCGCGACACCTGCCCGAACGGCTGA
- a CDS encoding helix-turn-helix transcriptional regulator encodes MSPGQDHPRPPMPLLRGRGDEESVLLRLLDDARDGRGGALLLTGGAGIGKTALLDLAVARATPDFLVLRVSGVAAESRLPYAGLHGLLGPIAGAADVLPEAQVRALREALESGTTAPGLALPAAVLGLLTAVATGGSPVLACVDDVDHLDPVSRDALAFAARRLGRARVALLFAARSPSGLDGVPVRAVEGLGQEAVRELAADLTPERRLPEDLVAALDAVARGNPLALTELIGSLTPDQLSGAAAPPTTLPRSGRLWREHAALLAALPRETRRLLLLIAADPVLDVATLLRAARPACALTALEPAERAGVLLATGDRYAFRDPAVRAVAYGDASLSERRHAHHLLAALLTTPPARHHDRHHDRHHDRHGDRHGDRHSDRHSDRHSDDRHGDDRHGDDRRTGRRRDRRARLDPAARPDAPGDAAGARLRRAWHRSWALDAPAARLADDLAAAVSALTAVAARPLDDHPEPYLALERAADLTAHPTLKAERLAAAARLAWTSGRPQAARSLLARLRALTAPDPAAPGAAPPDELRGRVQLLRGSLELLGGETGSARAELLAAAGRLLDGDQRVLGVRALVRAADASYRAGDNRAFIAIARHAAALRRTDESAPTELMFEYLAGMAATFSGSHEEAAGPLRRVVELAESVQDPSVLVWACVASMLLGEDAIAHRLSARAVESARVRGVASAIPQLLEYMIYPDYWTGRYASLAETAARGLRLAQETGQLNTAAQHLAWLAITAAVEGDQETCRVRADAAIDLAAAHDLGLAGAIGNWALAYLDLAAGRPADAAQRLRAERRNSHVVIRVMATPHLIEACARTGDRERAAAALRVLERWVGSTRSPDLRALVARCRALLAPAGEGDELFLEALELHGQGLCEFETARTRLLYGSALRRERRPGAARNHLHAALETFERYGARLWTDQARTELRASGDTTRPTAAAPGTAAPLTAQQLQIARMVAGGATNKEIAEQLFLSRRTVEHHLRNIFSRLGVRSRVELTRLFIS; translated from the coding sequence GTGTCACCGGGCCAGGATCATCCGCGCCCGCCCATGCCCCTGCTGCGCGGGCGCGGCGACGAGGAGAGCGTACTGCTGCGGCTGCTGGACGACGCCCGCGACGGGCGGGGCGGAGCCCTGCTGCTGACGGGCGGGGCGGGCATCGGCAAGACGGCGCTGCTCGATCTGGCCGTGGCCCGCGCGACGCCCGATTTCCTGGTGCTGCGGGTGTCCGGCGTGGCGGCGGAGTCGCGGCTGCCGTACGCGGGGCTGCACGGCCTGCTCGGCCCGATCGCCGGAGCGGCGGACGTGCTTCCCGAGGCGCAGGTCCGTGCTCTGCGGGAGGCGCTGGAGTCCGGTACGACGGCTCCCGGCCTCGCACTGCCCGCCGCCGTGCTCGGTCTGCTGACGGCGGTCGCCACAGGCGGTAGCCCTGTGCTCGCTTGCGTGGACGACGTGGACCACCTCGATCCGGTCAGCAGGGACGCGCTCGCGTTCGCGGCCCGTCGCCTCGGCCGGGCGCGCGTCGCCCTCCTGTTCGCCGCCCGATCGCCGTCCGGGCTCGACGGCGTGCCGGTCCGGGCCGTCGAAGGGCTCGGGCAGGAGGCCGTACGGGAGCTGGCCGCCGACCTCACGCCGGAGCGGCGGCTGCCGGAGGATCTGGTCGCGGCGCTCGACGCCGTCGCCCGCGGCAACCCGCTCGCGCTCACCGAGCTCATCGGCTCGCTCACCCCCGACCAGCTCTCCGGGGCCGCCGCCCCTCCCACGACGCTCCCCCGAAGCGGGCGGCTGTGGCGTGAGCACGCCGCGCTGCTCGCCGCCCTCCCCCGCGAGACCCGGCGGCTGCTGCTCCTGATCGCCGCCGATCCCGTCCTCGACGTGGCCACCCTCCTCCGGGCCGCCCGCCCCGCCTGCGCCCTGACCGCGCTCGAACCGGCCGAGCGGGCCGGCGTCCTGCTCGCCACCGGCGACCGGTACGCCTTCCGCGACCCGGCCGTACGCGCCGTGGCCTACGGCGACGCCTCCCTGTCCGAGCGCCGGCACGCCCACCACCTCCTCGCCGCCCTGCTCACCACGCCCCCCGCCCGCCACCATGACCGCCACCATGACCGCCACCATGACCGGCACGGCGACCGCCACGGCGACCGGCACAGCGACCGGCACAGCGACCGGCACAGCGACGACCGGCACGGCGACGACCGGCACGGCGACGACCGGCGCACCGGCCGCCGTCGTGACCGCCGCGCCCGGCTCGACCCGGCCGCGCGCCCCGACGCTCCCGGCGACGCCGCCGGCGCGCGGCTGCGGCGGGCCTGGCACCGGTCGTGGGCGCTGGACGCCCCCGCCGCGCGCCTCGCCGACGACCTGGCCGCCGCCGTGTCCGCCCTGACCGCCGTGGCCGCGCGTCCCCTGGACGACCATCCGGAGCCGTACCTGGCGCTGGAACGCGCCGCCGACCTCACCGCCCACCCCACGCTCAAGGCCGAGCGCCTGGCCGCCGCCGCCCGGCTCGCCTGGACCTCCGGCCGCCCCCAGGCCGCCCGTTCCCTCCTCGCCCGGCTGCGCGCCCTGACCGCCCCCGACCCGGCCGCGCCCGGCGCCGCCCCGCCCGACGAGCTGCGTGGCCGCGTACAGCTCCTGCGCGGCAGCCTGGAGCTGCTCGGCGGTGAGACCGGCAGCGCCCGCGCGGAGCTGCTGGCCGCCGCCGGCCGGCTGCTGGACGGCGACCAGCGCGTCCTCGGCGTCCGCGCCCTGGTCAGGGCCGCCGACGCCAGCTACCGGGCGGGCGACAACAGGGCGTTCATCGCGATCGCCCGCCACGCCGCCGCGCTGCGCCGGACGGACGAGAGCGCCCCGACGGAGCTGATGTTCGAGTATCTGGCGGGCATGGCGGCCACGTTCAGCGGCTCGCACGAGGAGGCCGCGGGCCCGCTCCGGCGCGTGGTCGAGCTGGCCGAGTCCGTACAGGACCCGTCCGTCCTCGTCTGGGCGTGCGTGGCCAGCATGCTGCTCGGCGAGGACGCCATCGCCCACCGCCTGTCGGCCCGCGCCGTCGAGTCCGCCCGCGTCCGCGGCGTCGCCTCCGCGATCCCCCAGCTCCTCGAGTACATGATCTACCCGGACTACTGGACCGGCCGCTACGCCTCGCTCGCCGAGACCGCCGCCCGCGGGCTGCGCCTGGCGCAGGAGACCGGGCAGCTCAACACGGCGGCCCAGCACCTCGCCTGGCTGGCGATCACCGCGGCGGTGGAGGGCGACCAGGAGACCTGCCGGGTACGCGCCGACGCCGCCATCGACCTCGCCGCCGCCCACGACCTCGGCCTCGCGGGCGCGATCGGCAACTGGGCGCTCGCCTACCTCGACCTGGCCGCGGGCCGCCCGGCCGACGCCGCCCAGCGGCTGCGCGCGGAACGCCGCAACAGCCACGTCGTCATCCGCGTCATGGCGACGCCGCACCTGATCGAGGCGTGTGCGCGTACCGGTGACCGCGAGCGGGCGGCGGCGGCGCTGCGCGTGCTCGAACGCTGGGTCGGCAGCACCCGCAGCCCCGACCTGCGCGCCCTCGTGGCCCGCTGCCGCGCGCTGCTCGCCCCGGCGGGCGAGGGCGACGAGCTGTTCCTGGAGGCGCTGGAGCTGCACGGGCAGGGACTGTGCGAGTTCGAGACGGCCCGCACCCGTCTGCTGTACGGGAGCGCCCTGCGCCGCGAGCGCCGCCCCGGCGCCGCCCGCAACCATCTGCACGCCGCCCTGGAGACGTTCGAACGCTACGGCGCCCGCCTGTGGACCGACCAGGCGCGGACCGAGCTGCGCGCCTCCGGCGACACGACCCGCCCCACCGCCGCCGCCCCGGGCACGGCGGCTCCCCTCACCGCCCAGCAGCTCCAGATCGCCCGGATGGTCGCCGGGGGCGCGACCAACAAGGAGATCGCCGAGCAGCTCTTCCTGAGCCGCCGTACCGTCGAGCACCACCTGCGCAACATCTTCAGCCGGCTCGGCGTGCGCTCGCGGGTCGAGCTGACCCGCCTGTTCATTTCCTGA
- a CDS encoding ATP-binding protein, which translates to MADRFLAELALPGELGSVRVARHCVKIVLTAAGHQDVADVQLVVTELVANAVQHSISGLAGGLITLDVRSIGDQLARIDVMDDGGLTVPHVRRSDILDCSGRGLHLVAETALRWGVGDNALGGRVIWAEVLTAESARAAVSDLEEM; encoded by the coding sequence ATGGCCGACAGATTCCTTGCCGAGCTGGCGCTCCCGGGCGAACTCGGCTCGGTACGGGTGGCCCGCCACTGCGTCAAGATCGTCCTTACGGCCGCGGGACACCAGGACGTCGCCGATGTGCAGCTCGTGGTCACCGAGCTGGTCGCCAACGCCGTACAGCACTCAATCTCCGGCCTGGCGGGCGGCCTGATCACCCTCGACGTACGAAGCATCGGCGACCAGTTGGCCAGGATCGACGTCATGGACGACGGCGGCCTGACCGTCCCCCATGTCCGCCGTTCCGACATCCTGGACTGCTCAGGACGCGGTCTGCACCTCGTCGCGGAGACGGCGCTGCGCTGGGGCGTGGGCGACAACGCCCTCGGTGGCCGGGTGATCTGGGCCGAGGTTCTCACCGCGGAAAGCGCGCGGGCAGCCGTATCGGACCTTGAGGAGATGTGA
- a CDS encoding GntR family transcriptional regulator, with translation MRVYALLNQERRFEEVAVTERIPAYERIADHLRQKIRAGDLAAGSRLSPHRVMAEEYGVSEIIIRRAMDLLRTEGLIESRRGSGTFVRPSSPVRRISMDRYLADKGPQAEPRTSFTKDQGIAWSQYRLDKAFAWIEADERLAGLFGVPAGTRVLERRFVFYALGAPSQLSRSCLLASDVEGMPVADPANEPWPGGNIGQLRSLGIEVNGGIVEETAVRMPTPEEAGLLGIGAGVPVFAITRQMFSDGRVVEVADPIVIPGDRAVRIDRISV, from the coding sequence ATGCGCGTGTACGCTCTTCTCAACCAAGAGCGGCGATTCGAGGAGGTGGCGGTGACGGAACGGATACCCGCCTACGAACGCATCGCCGACCATCTCCGGCAGAAGATCCGGGCAGGTGATCTCGCTGCGGGGAGCCGCCTGTCGCCTCACCGCGTCATGGCCGAGGAGTACGGGGTCTCGGAGATCATCATTCGTCGCGCGATGGATCTGCTACGGACGGAAGGGCTGATCGAATCCAGGCGCGGGTCAGGAACGTTCGTCCGACCGTCGTCGCCCGTACGCCGGATCTCGATGGACCGCTACCTGGCGGACAAGGGCCCCCAGGCGGAGCCGCGAACGTCGTTCACCAAGGACCAGGGCATCGCGTGGTCGCAGTACAGGCTGGACAAGGCGTTCGCCTGGATCGAGGCGGATGAACGCCTGGCCGGCCTGTTCGGTGTCCCTGCCGGCACGCGCGTGCTGGAGCGGCGCTTCGTGTTCTACGCCTTGGGGGCGCCGAGCCAGTTGAGCCGTTCGTGCCTGCTCGCCTCCGACGTCGAGGGAATGCCGGTGGCCGACCCGGCTAACGAGCCGTGGCCTGGCGGCAACATCGGCCAGCTTCGCTCGCTCGGCATCGAGGTGAACGGCGGCATCGTCGAAGAGACGGCGGTGCGGATGCCGACACCGGAGGAGGCAGGGCTGCTCGGCATCGGGGCGGGTGTGCCGGTGTTCGCCATCACCCGGCAGATGTTCTCGGACGGCCGGGTGGTGGAGGTGGCCGACCCGATCGTGATCCCGGGTGACCGCGCGGTCCGGATCGACCGGATCTCTGTCTGA
- a CDS encoding lamin tail domain-containing protein, which translates to MRLVAPVAALVAAAVALTPAAPAQAAAPTVKISRIWYDSPGSPDSGANSSLNGEYVQIRNTGRSAVNLSGWTVRDETARADHVYTFGTFTLRAGKTVTLRTGKGRDTSTTLYWGRSGGGTFAYIWNQTKDTGYLRNARGQLVHKCSYNSSRHAYKNC; encoded by the coding sequence GTGCGCCTTGTCGCCCCTGTCGCCGCCCTGGTGGCCGCCGCCGTCGCTCTCACGCCGGCGGCTCCCGCCCAGGCCGCCGCCCCCACGGTGAAGATCTCCCGGATCTGGTACGACTCGCCCGGCTCACCGGACTCCGGCGCGAACAGCAGCCTCAACGGCGAGTACGTACAGATCAGGAACACCGGCCGGAGCGCGGTCAACCTCAGCGGCTGGACCGTCCGCGACGAGACGGCCCGAGCGGACCACGTCTACACGTTCGGCACGTTCACCCTCAGGGCCGGCAAGACGGTCACCCTGCGCACCGGCAAGGGCCGCGACACCTCCACCACGCTGTACTGGGGCAGGAGCGGCGGCGGCACCTTCGCCTACATCTGGAACCAGACCAAGGACACCGGGTATCTCCGCAACGCGCGCGGTCAGCTCGTCCACAAGTGCTCGTACAACAGCAGCCGCCACGCCTACAAGAACTGCTGA
- a CDS encoding FG-GAP repeat domain-containing protein, with the protein MRQRGTRHERRLRLVKSCRVMAAALLAVTVLVHPYPAHAEAVSWVEGVEDWDGDGHQDLIASRAIEPEVQVYPGIGTRGWSYKLPATVAWGWPWNVIVSAVGDWDGDGHQDLVVRYGDEFYLYPGDGKTAMTPPVKINDGGVGYSLRALADWDRDGFQDLIVQNVKSWDVYMIPGNGKRAHSAPGWVLIGTGLQDHNLQDVADWDHDGHQDLLLWQDGTEILWLYPGESVRGLSGQKPAKLSDGWNWRYGRWLCGVADWDGDGHQDLIAADVQTRDVEYPDVWLYPGESRRGPSTQEPVRIFSGVTC; encoded by the coding sequence ATGAGGCAGCGCGGTACGCGGCACGAGCGTCGATTACGGCTGGTGAAGAGCTGTCGCGTCATGGCGGCCGCCCTTCTCGCGGTCACGGTCCTGGTCCATCCGTATCCCGCACACGCCGAAGCCGTCTCGTGGGTGGAAGGCGTCGAGGACTGGGACGGAGACGGTCATCAGGATCTGATCGCGAGCAGGGCCATCGAGCCGGAAGTGCAGGTGTATCCAGGGATCGGCACGCGCGGCTGGAGTTACAAGCTGCCCGCCACCGTAGCGTGGGGGTGGCCCTGGAACGTGATCGTGAGCGCGGTCGGCGACTGGGACGGAGACGGCCACCAGGATCTGGTCGTCCGGTACGGGGATGAGTTCTACCTGTATCCCGGCGACGGCAAGACGGCGATGACGCCTCCTGTGAAGATCAACGACGGTGGCGTCGGCTACTCACTCAGAGCTCTTGCCGATTGGGATCGCGACGGCTTTCAGGACCTCATCGTCCAGAACGTGAAGTCGTGGGACGTGTACATGATCCCCGGCAACGGGAAGCGCGCTCACAGTGCGCCGGGGTGGGTGCTGATCGGCACCGGTCTCCAGGACCACAACCTGCAAGATGTCGCGGACTGGGACCACGACGGTCACCAGGATCTGCTGCTCTGGCAGGACGGCACCGAGATCCTGTGGCTCTACCCCGGTGAGAGCGTGCGCGGGCTCAGCGGGCAGAAACCCGCCAAGCTCAGCGACGGGTGGAACTGGCGGTACGGTCGCTGGCTCTGCGGGGTCGCGGACTGGGACGGCGACGGCCATCAGGATCTCATCGCCGCCGATGTCCAGACACGGGACGTCGAATACCCGGACGTGTGGCTCTACCCGGGTGAAAGCCGCCGAGGACCCAGTACGCAAGAGCCGGTGCGCATCTTCTCCGGCGTGACCTGCTAG
- a CDS encoding branched-chain amino acid ABC transporter permease, with product MSLRRAFGPLAAAVTLALPAVLDDSALAVYVLLGLAAMVTVGVSLLMGYAGQVSLGQGAFYGLGAYTAALLALNGLPPLLGLLAAPVAAAAFALVVGLPLLRLRGHHLAFATLAMQLILLSLAGQLDFTGGDIGLQAIPPFSAWSFEASGVTAYAYLTWAGLALVMLVTRNVIASRPGRALRALATSETAAASSGIPVGRYKLAVLALSAAFAGLAGGIYCFYTGYVAPGSFPVLISIQYIVMAVVGGLGTIWGAVVGAAAVTLLVQGLDRLANLPGMPSYAPGALSYAVYALVLIGVVLFLPNGLVPAVRRLLSRERSVETR from the coding sequence ATGAGCCTTCGACGGGCCTTCGGGCCGCTGGCCGCCGCCGTCACGCTCGCGCTGCCCGCCGTGCTCGACGACAGCGCCCTCGCCGTGTACGTCCTGCTCGGCCTCGCCGCCATGGTCACGGTCGGGGTGTCGCTGCTCATGGGGTACGCGGGGCAGGTCTCGCTCGGGCAGGGCGCCTTCTACGGGCTGGGCGCGTACACGGCCGCGCTGCTCGCGCTGAACGGCCTGCCGCCACTGCTCGGCCTGCTCGCCGCGCCCGTGGCGGCCGCCGCGTTCGCCCTCGTCGTCGGCCTGCCGCTGCTGCGCCTGCGCGGCCACCACCTGGCCTTCGCCACGCTCGCCATGCAGCTCATCCTCCTCTCGCTCGCCGGGCAGCTCGACTTCACCGGCGGGGACATCGGCCTGCAGGCCATCCCGCCGTTCTCCGCCTGGTCGTTCGAGGCGAGCGGGGTCACCGCGTACGCGTACCTGACGTGGGCCGGGCTGGCGCTGGTCATGCTGGTCACGCGGAACGTCATCGCCTCCCGCCCCGGCCGCGCCCTGCGCGCCCTGGCCACCAGCGAGACCGCCGCCGCCTCGTCCGGCATCCCGGTCGGCCGCTACAAGCTCGCCGTCCTCGCCCTGTCCGCCGCCTTCGCCGGGCTCGCCGGCGGCATCTACTGCTTCTACACCGGGTACGTGGCGCCGGGGTCGTTCCCCGTGCTGATCTCCATCCAGTACATCGTCATGGCGGTCGTCGGCGGGCTCGGCACGATCTGGGGGGCGGTCGTGGGGGCGGCCGCCGTCACGCTCCTCGTCCAGGGGCTGGACCGGCTCGCCAACCTGCCGGGCATGCCGTCGTACGCGCCGGGCGCGCTGTCGTACGCGGTCTACGCCCTCGTCCTGATCGGCGTGGTGCTCTTCCTGCCGAACGGCCTCGTACCGGCGGTCAGAAGACTTTTGTCCAGGGAACGCTCCGTGGAGACCCGCTGA
- a CDS encoding branched-chain amino acid ABC transporter permease has protein sequence MSAFLTYLLNGLAVGCAIALIASGLVVIHRVTGVVNFAQGTFAVVAGLCASSLLGLGLPHGASELAAVLAAAVAGLLTGVAAIGRPGTTPLSSLIVTLGVGVLAYAVEIVLWGDQPRSAPGLAGSVTVAGARIQTQHLLVIAVAALAFAALALFFGRTYLGKALTACASNPYAARVVGIDVRRMGLLAFALGGLLGGLAGVLVTPMRPISFDSDVTLIVNGFAAAVFGALTRPVITLVGALLLGVAETMAAGYGYGSHQLEIALGLMLVVMIVQAGRRPAISQEPT, from the coding sequence GTGAGCGCGTTCCTCACCTACCTGCTGAACGGGCTCGCGGTCGGGTGCGCGATCGCGCTCATCGCGAGCGGCCTGGTCGTCATCCACCGGGTGACCGGGGTGGTGAACTTCGCGCAGGGGACGTTCGCGGTGGTGGCGGGGCTGTGCGCGTCCTCGCTGCTCGGGCTCGGCCTCCCGCACGGCGCGAGCGAGCTCGCCGCCGTGCTCGCGGCGGCCGTCGCCGGGCTGCTGACCGGCGTCGCCGCGATCGGGCGGCCGGGGACCACGCCGCTGTCGTCGCTCATCGTCACGCTCGGCGTGGGCGTGCTGGCGTACGCGGTGGAGATCGTGCTCTGGGGCGACCAGCCGCGCTCCGCGCCCGGCCTCGCCGGGTCCGTCACCGTCGCGGGGGCGCGGATCCAGACCCAGCACCTGCTGGTGATCGCGGTGGCGGCGCTGGCCTTCGCCGCGCTCGCGCTGTTCTTCGGCCGGACCTACCTCGGCAAGGCGCTCACCGCCTGCGCCTCCAACCCGTACGCCGCCCGCGTCGTCGGCATCGACGTGCGCCGGATGGGGCTGCTCGCGTTCGCGCTGGGCGGGCTGCTCGGCGGCCTCGCCGGGGTGCTGGTCACGCCGATGCGGCCGATCTCGTTCGACAGCGACGTCACGCTCATCGTCAACGGCTTCGCCGCGGCCGTGTTCGGCGCGCTGACCCGGCCGGTGATCACGCTGGTGGGCGCGCTGCTGCTGGGCGTGGCCGAGACCATGGCCGCCGGCTACGGCTACGGCTCCCATCAGCTGGAGATCGCCCTCGGGCTGATGCTCGTCGTCATGATCGTGCAGGCCGGCCGCCGCCCGGCGATCTCCCAGGAGCCGACATGA
- a CDS encoding ABC transporter ATP-binding protein, with amino-acid sequence MMIEVKDLVVAYGTATALDRVTLRVAEGEMVALLGPNGAGKSTLANALAGLLRPASGTVAVGGRLALIPEGRQLFPDLTVADNLALGGWRSGDRDPSAVYDVLPRLAELADRRAGVLSGGEQQMVAFGRALMSRPDVLVVDELSLGLAPNVTAGLARHLAELNRTRGLAVLLIEQNARLAFELCRRAYVLESGRVVTEGDSAALAGDPRVAGAYLGGAIT; translated from the coding sequence ATGATGATCGAGGTGAAGGACCTCGTGGTCGCGTACGGCACCGCGACCGCGCTCGACCGCGTCACCCTCAGGGTCGCCGAGGGCGAGATGGTCGCCCTGCTCGGCCCGAACGGGGCCGGCAAGTCCACCCTCGCGAACGCCCTCGCCGGGCTGCTGCGCCCCGCCTCCGGCACGGTCGCGGTCGGCGGCCGGCTCGCGCTGATCCCCGAGGGGCGTCAGCTCTTCCCCGACCTCACGGTCGCCGACAACCTGGCGCTCGGCGGCTGGCGCTCCGGCGACCGCGACCCGTCCGCCGTCTACGACGTGCTCCCCCGGCTGGCCGAGCTGGCGGACCGGCGGGCGGGCGTGCTGTCGGGCGGCGAGCAGCAGATGGTGGCGTTCGGGCGGGCGCTCATGTCCCGGCCCGACGTGCTCGTCGTGGACGAGCTGTCGCTCGGCCTGGCCCCGAACGTGACCGCCGGCCTCGCCAGGCACCTGGCCGAGCTCAACCGCACGCGCGGCCTCGCGGTGCTGCTCATCGAGCAGAACGCCCGGCTGGCGTTCGAGCTGTGCCGGCGGGCGTACGTGCTGGAGTCCGGCCGGGTGGTCACCGAGGGCGACTCGGCCGCGCTCGCCGGCGACCCGCGGGTGGCGGGCGCCTACCTGGGCGGGGCGATCACGTGA
- a CDS encoding ABC transporter ATP-binding protein, producing the protein MLAVQGISRSFGGVYAVRDVTLGVADGEVCGVIGPNGAGKSTLFNLITGHLAAERGEISFLGRRVDRLAPHRRARLGMSIVFQAARVFRGMTVRENVMVGLHGRTSAGFVAAALRLPRHRRDEREIAARADAALDRVGLADWADRPADRLPIGQQRALQLARALCARPRLLLLDEPASGLRGREREHLAELVEELRADGLTILLVEHDVAFVTRLADRIVVLDLGRVIADGPPAEVRNDPLVLAAYLGQSA; encoded by the coding sequence GTGCTGGCCGTCCAGGGAATCTCCCGTTCCTTCGGGGGCGTCTACGCCGTCCGCGACGTCACCCTCGGCGTCGCGGACGGCGAGGTCTGCGGCGTCATCGGCCCGAACGGCGCCGGCAAGTCCACGCTGTTCAACCTCATCACCGGCCACCTGGCCGCCGAACGGGGCGAGATCTCGTTCCTCGGCCGCCGGGTGGACCGGCTCGCCCCGCACCGGCGGGCACGGCTCGGCATGTCGATCGTCTTCCAGGCGGCCCGCGTCTTCCGCGGCATGACCGTACGCGAGAACGTCATGGTCGGCCTGCACGGCCGCACCTCGGCCGGGTTCGTCGCGGCGGCGCTCCGGCTGCCCCGCCACCGGCGCGACGAACGCGAGATCGCCGCGCGGGCCGACGCCGCGCTGGACCGGGTCGGCCTGGCCGACTGGGCGGACCGGCCCGCCGACCGGCTGCCGATCGGGCAGCAGCGGGCGCTGCAGCTCGCCCGCGCGCTGTGCGCCCGGCCCCGGCTGCTGCTGCTCGACGAGCCCGCCTCCGGGCTGCGCGGCCGGGAGCGCGAGCACCTGGCGGAGCTGGTGGAGGAGCTGCGCGCGGACGGCCTGACGATCCTCCTCGTCGAGCACGACGTGGCGTTCGTGACCCGGCTCGCCGACCGGATCGTGGTGCTCGACCTCGGCCGGGTCATCGCCGACGGCCCGCCCGCCGAGGTCAGGAACGACCCGCTCGTCCTCGCCGCCTACCTGGGGCAGAGCGCATGA